TGTTAAAATTAGAGGGTTTAGCAATGCTAAACCCCTACAGATATTGTATTAAGCAAGATAAGGTTCTTGGTGGGTTTTGATTGTGCAGTTAGAACGAGGGTAGGTAACACACAATAAAGCGAATCCTTTGGCTATTTGCTCATCATCTAGGAAGGATTGATCGTCTTGATTGATTTCACCTTCAACAACCTTACCAACACAGCTAGAGCAAGCACCAGAGTGACAGGAGAAAGGTAATTCAATTCCCGCTTCTTCTGCACCTTCGAGAATTGTGGTGTCTTCATCAATTTCAACAGTGGT
The window above is part of the Dolichospermum sp. DET69 genome. Proteins encoded here:
- a CDS encoding 2Fe-2S iron-sulfur cluster binding domain-containing protein, producing MATYQVRLISKKEDFDTTVEIDEDTTILEGAEEAGIELPFSCHSGACSSCVGKVVEGEINQDDQSFLDDEQIAKGFALLCVTYPRSNCTIKTHQEPYLA